The DNA segment TTATTCCCAATCCAGACTCCCACCGGAAGAATTTCCAGAAGGGTTTCTGATTCAGCGACCCGCTGTTGCAACTGCAAATTCAATGTGCGGATTTCATCTTCGGCGCGCTTGCCTTCAGTGAAGTCGAGAATCGAAGCAATCCAGCCTTTGACGTTGCCCTCCTCATCGATTTCCGGCACGTAGCTGACTTGCAGGAAACGCAAGCCGACTTCCTGAAAGTGGACTTCGCTTTCATACTTCACACGACTGCCTGCGAGAACTTTTTCCATGTGCGGAAGAATCGTCTTGAAGCCCGCTTCACCGATGATTTCGACGATGGGTTTGCCGGCAATTTCTTCCGGTCGGCGACCAAGCATCGTTGCATAGGCGGGGCTGACAAAGCGATACCGCAGGTCGCGGCTGCACCGCGTGAGCATGAATGGCGTCTGGCTGATGATGACTTCTAACTCGGCTTCCTTGGCGCGCAATGCTTCCTCGGCGCGTTTGCGCTCGGTGATGTCGACAATCGAGCTTAGAATCAGCGTTTGCCCTTTCATCTCGATGGGGTTAAGACCAATCTCAATGGGAACCTCAGTGCCATCTTTGCGCAAACCGAAAAGGTCTCGCCCCGCCCCCATTGCTCTGGTTTGAGGCATACGGATGAAACCGGCGCGGTAGTTCAGATGCCCGCCGCGAAAGCGTTCCGGCACGAGTATCTCAACCGGTTGCCCAATCAACTCGTCTCTGGTGTAGCCGAATAACTGCTCGGCTTGGGAGTTGACGAGAATCATCTGACCGGCTTCATTAATCATCACTTTCGCGGCAGGAGAGGCTTCGACGACAAGGCGGAATTTCTCTTCCGCCAACCTGCGCTCGGTAATATCGCGAAAAATCAATACTGCGCCAAATATCCTTCCCTCAACATCCTTAATCGGCGCGCCACTGTCATCAATCGGCTTCTCAGTCCCGTCTTTCGCAATCAACACCGTATGATTAGCCAAGCCGACAATCACGCCTTCGTTTATCGCCCGCAGCGCCGGATTATCGACTGCCATGCGCGTCTGTTCGTTTACGATATGAAAAATCTTTTCCAGCGGTTGCCCGTCAGCATCTTCCTGCGTCCAACCGGTCAACGACTCGGCAACCGGATTAAGGAAGGTAACAATACCGTTGGTGTCCGTCGCAATCACCCCGTCGCCAATGCTCGCCAGGGTGACGCGCAACCACTCGCGCTGTTGGCGTTCTTTGGCTTCGCTCGCTTCGGTTTTTCTTCTCGACCGGTGGAGGTTTTCGGCAAGCAGACTGATGAGCGTGCCGGCAAGCAAAAAAATAATCAGTTGCGCCAAAATACCGGGATCGGAAAACTTGAACGAGAACTGCGGCTCGCGGAAAGCAAACCAGGCAATCAGTCCTCCGAGCACGGTTGACAATAGTCCCTGCCACAATCCGCCGAACCACGCGCACAAGACAATGGTCGGGAAATACAGGATAAACGGCACCCGCAGTTCAAGGATGGGTTCAAGAGCAAAACGTAAAAGCGTGGCAACCGTCACCATCAGAATGGTGAAAACAACGCGCGCCACAATCGAAAGGTTGCGGGTAAACATGGTGCGCTCTCCTGGTTTCGGGATTCGTTTACCGCCAGCGGAAAGTAGACAGCATAAACCTGGAAGGTTTGTTGCTCTACTCATCGCCTTCAAATGGGTTCGCATTATAACACAGACACCACACTGGCAAAGAGCGAACGATGAACCGCACATCCAGGCGTAAAAAAATTATTTTCACTTTGTTTTATCTGATTGGAAAAAGCGATTTCCCCGGCTCCCCTCATTTCATAACTATTCAATCATTCGTCGCCATTTTTCGCTGAAAGGTCGAACTGGAAATTTTACTTATCTTGGGTAATGTTGCTGAGGGCAGTTCAATTTGGCTATAGTAACGGGGATGGTTTCACGCCAATCATCATTTAAACGAACTTTAGCCAGCTTTCTACCCATCTGCTTTTTATGGGTCTTCGCTTCCTGTGTGATGATCTGCACGGATCACGCATCGGAAGCGCAACCTGAAGCGGTGAGTTGGTCGTTTAGTGAATCAGAACTTTTAGCAAAGAGTGATTGCTGCCCGATTCACAATGTTCAGTTAAGTATACTTCCTGACCGCCGCTTATCGGTTGCCGGAATCATCAGAGGACAGTCCGAACAACACGCTTCGTCTATTAATCTATTAAAGTATCAACCCGCCTACCTTTTTTCAGGAATGCATCCGCCTGCCTTTGAACGTTTGCTACTCAAGCGGTCGTGTATGCTGCGGATTTAATCTGTTTCTCATTCACCTGGTCACCAAATAACTCGCACTTCAATCATTTGAAGCGCAATTAATATTTTGTATCTGCCTGAGGAGACGATTGAATGAGACACCTGTGGTTTTTGCTTGCCTTTTTATTTCTCGCGCAAGCGGCTTTTGCACAAAACACCTTCAAAGCATCGATTAAAAATGAAGAGAGTAAACAACCCGTCGCGGGGGCGATGGTATCCGTCAAAGATACTGACATCAGCGCCACTACCGATAGCAACGGGAAAGTTGAACTGACCGGCATTCCTGATGGTGAACAGACGATTGAGATTTTTTCGCCGGGTTATGAAACCCAGGAAATCAAGTTGAGCTTTCCGTTGACTGACCAAAGCGAGCGAATCATTTTCATCCGGGTTAATAACGAATTGGGCGAAGTGACAATTACTTCGACAACCCGCATCAGCCGCGAGATTGATGATGTGCCAACCCGCATCGAAGCGATTAATGACGAAGAGATTGACGAAAAAAGCAATATGCGCCCGGCGAATGTTTCAATGGTGCTCAACGAAAGTACCGGTATTAAAGTGCAGCAGACCTCTGCGACTTCCAACACCCAGAGTATTCGCATTCAAGGGCTGGACGGCAGATACACGCAGATTTTAAAAGACGGGTTTCCCGCTTTCGGGGGCTTTTCGGGAAGCATCAGTCTTTTGGATATTCTGCCGCTCGATTTAAAACAGGTTGAAATCATCAAAGGACCATCGGCGACTTTTTACGGCGGCGGGGCGATTGCCGGGGTCGTGAATTTCATCAGCAAAGAGCCGGAGGACGAGCGTTTCACCTCGATGATTTTTAATCAAACCACGGCGCTGGGCAGCGATTTTTCCGTGTTCGATTCACAGAAATTCTCTCGTATCGGCTATACCTTTCTCGGCTCCATCAATTATCAAAAAGCCTATGATGTTGACGATGATGATTTCACCGAATTGCCGCAAACCCATGCTTTCAACCTGACTCCACGACTGTTTTTTTATCTGAGTGATAAAACCCGTTTGGTAATCGGCAACTCGACCGCTTATCAAAATCGTAAAGGCGGCGATGTGTTGGTTATTCGCGGTGAAGCCGATAATTTCCATCGGTATTTTGAAAACAACCATTCACTGCGCAACATCACGACGCTGGAATTTGACCGCGAATTTGCAAACGGCAGAAAACTCGTCGCCAAACAGAGTCTCGCCTTTTTCAATCGTCAGATTGAAATTCCCGATTACCAGTTCAAAGGGCGGCAAACAAACACTTATACCGATATTACCTATTTCCTCCCGATTGATGACCACGCTTTGGTTTTCGGATTCAACACCGTATACGACCGCTTCCGGGAACGTCCGGTGAGCGGCAATCTAATCAGGCGCAATGAAACCCGAACCACCTTCGGCGGTTATGCGCAGGACAATTTTAATCTGACCAATCGCCTGTCATTAGAAGCCGGATTTCGTCTGGATTACCTGAAACATTACGGGGCATTTGCCTTGCCGCGCGTGTCGATGCTCTATAAATTCAGCGATCATCTGAGCAGTCGATTCAACGTGGGACTGGGCTACAAAGCGCCAAGCATCTTCACGGAAGAGGCAGAGATGTTGCTATTTCAAAATGTCTTGCCGATTGGCAACACCCTTGAAGCCGAACGCAGTCGCGGCGGCACCGTTGATGTCAATTACCGCAATACGATTGGTGAAAAAATTTCTTATTCACTCAATCAAATGGTTTTTTATACCAGAATTGTTAAACCTTTATTGTTGGTTCCCGGCAACAACGATGCATTGACCTTCACCAATGCCAGTGAACCGATCACCAGCACAGGCTTTGAAACCAACGCGCGGTTTGTGTATGACATCGTCAAACTGTTTGCCGGTTACACCTTCACTGATACCAGGGCGAAATATCTGGCGGGCAATCAAACTTTGCCTCTGGTTCCAAAGAGCCGGTTGAATTCGGCGCTGCTCGTTGAAAAAGAGGAAAACTTCAAAGCCGGTATCGAAGCCTACTACACCAGCCGCCAGTTTTTAAGCAATCGCTTGAGGACAAAATCCTTCTGGGTGTTGGGAATTTTCGGTGAGAAAACCTTGGGTAAAATCGCTCTGTTCATCAATGCCGAAAACCTCACAGATACTCGCCAGGGTCGATTCGGAACCGTAGTTTTTCCGCCACATCAGAATCCGACCTTCAGCGAAATTTACACCCACACGGAAGGGCGAGTCTTTAACGGGGGAATCAAAATCAAGTTTTAGTAAGACCATCATTTGGCTTCGCAAAATCCGGGCAGGGCGAGTGAGTACACTCACTCGCCCTGCCCCTTACATTGCTCCTTACCTTCATTCGCAAACCGCTATAGCCTCGATAGTTTTATCCAAATCAGTTCTCGCCTGGGGGTACTTCGGCGACCACCTGTTTACTACTGAAAGTTGTATTCGCAAAAAATGGAAGCGAAATGCTCGAAAGGATATGTCAGGCAGTTCGCTTCTATTCTTCACTTGATTTTTTAAGGATTGAACGCGCTATTTCTTGCGGTATTTATCGAACCAGCCGCGCAGGTAAGCAATCTGACTCATGCGATTCGAGGGATGACGCGGCGTCGCATTAAATCCATGATATTCGTCCTGTATGCGCACCATCACCGAATCGACTTTGCGAAGTTTCAAGGCGCGATAATATTGCTCGGTCTGTTCCATCGGCGTGCGTAAATCCAGTTCGCCGGTAAGCAACATGGTCGGCGTCCGAACATTGCCGACATAAGTAATCGGTGAACGGCGCAGATGTTCCGCAGGGTCTT comes from the Acidobacteriota bacterium genome and includes:
- a CDS encoding PAS domain S-box protein, producing the protein MFTRNLSIVARVVFTILMVTVATLLRFALEPILELRVPFILYFPTIVLCAWFGGLWQGLLSTVLGGLIAWFAFREPQFSFKFSDPGILAQLIIFLLAGTLISLLAENLHRSRRKTEASEAKERQQREWLRVTLASIGDGVIATDTNGIVTFLNPVAESLTGWTQEDADGQPLEKIFHIVNEQTRMAVDNPALRAINEGVIVGLANHTVLIAKDGTEKPIDDSGAPIKDVEGRIFGAVLIFRDITERRLAEEKFRLVVEASPAAKVMINEAGQMILVNSQAEQLFGYTRDELIGQPVEILVPERFRGGHLNYRAGFIRMPQTRAMGAGRDLFGLRKDGTEVPIEIGLNPIEMKGQTLILSSIVDITERKRAEEALRAKEAELEVIISQTPFMLTRCSRDLRYRFVSPAYATMLGRRPEEIAGKPIVEIIGEAGFKTILPHMEKVLAGSRVKYESEVHFQEVGLRFLQVSYVPEIDEEGNVKGWIASILDFTEGKRAEDEIRTLNLQLQQRVAESETLLEILPVGVWIGNKDCSQITGNRAGYEIFGLPPGINASVTGAQSELPEGLRILVNGEEVPSEELPMQKVARTGKPWRNFEHAIVFPEGATKTIYGSVAPLFDDQGEVRGVLAAYMDFTERKRVEEERAKLLVSERAAREQAEAASRAKDEFVAMISHEIRSPLNAILGWAQMLRTGKFNQAETQRAIATIERNARIQGQLIEDLLDISRVITGKMTLTVRPVEIAQIVEAAIETMRPAAEAKAIQLNVHLEPKGSLVSGDPNRLQQIVWNLLANAVKFTPSNGRIEVKVDHINTHLQLTVSDSGAGISAEFLPFVFDRFSQASTGSERRYGGLGLGLAIVRHLVELHGGTVQVDSPGEGHGATFTVTLPVKSRTGGDE
- a CDS encoding TonB-dependent receptor yields the protein MRHLWFLLAFLFLAQAAFAQNTFKASIKNEESKQPVAGAMVSVKDTDISATTDSNGKVELTGIPDGEQTIEIFSPGYETQEIKLSFPLTDQSERIIFIRVNNELGEVTITSTTRISREIDDVPTRIEAINDEEIDEKSNMRPANVSMVLNESTGIKVQQTSATSNTQSIRIQGLDGRYTQILKDGFPAFGGFSGSISLLDILPLDLKQVEIIKGPSATFYGGGAIAGVVNFISKEPEDERFTSMIFNQTTALGSDFSVFDSQKFSRIGYTFLGSINYQKAYDVDDDDFTELPQTHAFNLTPRLFFYLSDKTRLVIGNSTAYQNRKGGDVLVIRGEADNFHRYFENNHSLRNITTLEFDREFANGRKLVAKQSLAFFNRQIEIPDYQFKGRQTNTYTDITYFLPIDDHALVFGFNTVYDRFRERPVSGNLIRRNETRTTFGGYAQDNFNLTNRLSLEAGFRLDYLKHYGAFALPRVSMLYKFSDHLSSRFNVGLGYKAPSIFTEEAEMLLFQNVLPIGNTLEAERSRGGTVDVNYRNTIGEKISYSLNQMVFYTRIVKPLLLVPGNNDALTFTNASEPITSTGFETNARFVYDIVKLFAGYTFTDTRAKYLAGNQTLPLVPKSRLNSALLVEKEENFKAGIEAYYTSRQFLSNRLRTKSFWVLGIFGEKTLGKIALFINAENLTDTRQGRFGTVVFPPHQNPTFSEIYTHTEGRVFNGGIKIKF